Proteins from a genomic interval of Pseudodesulfovibrio nedwellii:
- the rpiB gene encoding ribose 5-phosphate isomerase B, whose product MSKTIVIGSDHGGFNLKALFIKTLKEWGYTVEDEGPDCLDSCDYPLFAAKVCKKVKADDTKLGVLICGTGQGMTMTANRMGVRAALCTNEFLARMAREHNDARVLCLGERVTGQGLALGILKDFLETEFGGDRHQRRIDLIDTVSQ is encoded by the coding sequence GTGAGCAAAACCATCGTCATCGGCTCCGACCACGGGGGCTTCAATCTCAAAGCCCTGTTCATCAAGACTCTCAAGGAATGGGGGTATACGGTGGAGGATGAGGGACCGGACTGCCTGGACTCCTGCGACTATCCGCTCTTTGCGGCCAAAGTCTGCAAAAAAGTTAAGGCAGACGACACAAAGCTCGGCGTGCTCATCTGCGGAACCGGTCAGGGCATGACCATGACCGCCAATCGTATGGGCGTCCGTGCAGCCCTCTGCACCAACGAATTTCTCGCTCGCATGGCCCGCGAGCACAATGATGCACGCGTCCTCTGTCTCGGAGAACGCGTCACCGGCCAGGGGTTGGCCCTGGGGATTCTCAAAGATTTTCTGGAAACAGAGTTCGGTGGTGATCGACACCAGCGGCGCATCGATCTCATCGACACAGTTTCCCAATAA
- a CDS encoding tetratricopeptide repeat protein, with product MAALMLLAFLALTGCAQKRTSTMPATDRPLSQSAQLNYDYLLYRDQMQQLQRHVTQGKRSTLTDEQANQLHINAVEALDRILTVEPSPELYLEKAGLFWNHPEGTSRSRATLKEGLALFPDDQMLTIYLANSYIADNRVEDAINVMNEYLAKRPEDVQARERLGQMLMDAGKDAQALDVLKQIPEKERSADAIYIMGRVQGNLGMRKSAIASLKKAVAMDPEFTEALVELAFQYELAKDYVSAEKIYTSILEQNGSFPEARLRLINLNLKLNNPAKALQLTLDGPPSKSFILDAVLMFINDDFFAQGSTALDMLTSDGTTPAEYYFYKAVIADEGENDPDKALEYLDKVAKTDRLYPHALRFKAQIFSLQGKEKQALEIAIKGKELYPDAPIFYILESTLHKHSGDLTRSERALKQGLARLKNDPELTYELAMTYEAMGKRVEGLALMEIVVRSHPDHANALNYVGYTLAEENRELDRALVLVTKASALDPENGYILDSVAWVHFKKGNIDKAWEYVRYAVDVADTDPTIWEHYGDIAVAAGKIKEARKGYNYALKFGHSDTDAIKKKLKNL from the coding sequence ATGGCAGCCTTAATGCTTCTCGCATTTTTGGCCCTCACCGGTTGCGCCCAGAAGAGAACTTCGACAATGCCCGCAACGGACCGGCCACTGAGCCAATCCGCGCAACTGAACTACGACTATCTCCTGTACCGGGATCAAATGCAGCAGCTGCAACGACATGTGACCCAAGGCAAACGGAGTACGCTGACCGACGAACAAGCCAACCAACTTCATATCAATGCAGTTGAAGCCCTTGACCGTATTCTGACCGTGGAACCTTCTCCTGAATTATATCTGGAAAAGGCGGGCCTGTTCTGGAATCACCCGGAAGGAACAAGCCGCTCCCGTGCAACGCTCAAGGAAGGACTGGCACTCTTCCCGGATGATCAAATGCTGACCATCTATCTGGCCAACTCCTACATTGCGGATAACCGTGTGGAGGACGCCATCAATGTCATGAATGAATATCTAGCCAAACGCCCTGAAGACGTTCAAGCCCGTGAACGGCTCGGCCAGATGCTCATGGACGCAGGCAAAGATGCCCAGGCCCTCGATGTTCTCAAACAGATTCCCGAAAAAGAACGCAGCGCCGATGCCATTTACATCATGGGACGCGTCCAAGGGAACCTCGGCATGCGTAAATCAGCCATTGCCAGCCTGAAAAAGGCTGTTGCCATGGACCCAGAGTTCACGGAAGCTCTGGTTGAACTGGCCTTCCAATACGAACTGGCCAAAGATTACGTCTCCGCCGAAAAAATCTATACCTCAATACTGGAACAAAACGGCTCCTTCCCCGAGGCTCGGCTTCGGCTCATCAATCTCAACCTCAAATTGAACAATCCGGCCAAAGCGTTACAGTTGACGCTGGACGGTCCGCCCTCCAAAAGCTTCATTCTGGACGCGGTACTCATGTTCATCAATGACGATTTCTTCGCTCAGGGGTCCACGGCTCTGGATATGCTGACATCGGACGGAACGACCCCAGCAGAATATTATTTCTACAAGGCCGTCATCGCTGACGAAGGCGAGAACGACCCGGACAAGGCGCTTGAATATCTCGATAAGGTCGCAAAAACTGACCGACTCTACCCACATGCTTTACGATTCAAAGCCCAAATTTTCAGCCTTCAAGGCAAAGAAAAACAAGCTCTTGAGATCGCGATCAAAGGCAAGGAACTGTATCCCGACGCACCCATTTTCTACATCCTTGAATCAACCCTGCACAAACACAGCGGGGATCTGACCAGGTCCGAGCGCGCACTGAAACAAGGGCTTGCCCGACTGAAAAACGACCCAGAACTGACCTATGAACTGGCCATGACTTATGAAGCCATGGGCAAACGAGTCGAAGGGTTAGCCCTGATGGAAATCGTGGTTCGGTCCCACCCGGATCACGCCAATGCCCTGAATTATGTCGGCTATACGCTGGCCGAAGAGAACCGCGAACTGGACCGGGCTCTGGTGCTGGTCACCAAGGCATCTGCCCTTGACCCAGAAAACGGGTACATCCTTGATTCCGTCGCTTGGGTCCACTTCAAGAAAGGAAATATCGACAAGGCGTGGGAATATGTCCGTTACGCCGTCGATGTCGCAGACACGGACCCGACCATTTGGGAGCACTATGGCGACATCGCTGTTGCCGCAGGCAAGATCAAAGAAGCTCGCAAGGGCTATAACTACGCCCTCAAATTCGGACACTCCGACACTGACGCAATCAAAAAGAAGCTGAAAAACCTATGA